One window of Bacteroides sp. AN502(2024) genomic DNA carries:
- a CDS encoding fasciclin domain-containing protein, with product MRNATFLRKMLWLLCLPLLFTACKDNMDEHYEVPDWVADNAWEVLSSGEHGNYSIFLQGVEIAGFKQMLEGKAILTIMAPDDNAFQSYLSEKGYATINDMPVDEVKKVIGYHVLYYSYNKEKLVNFRPTGNTETEEEQNVEAGLYYKHRTRSSDAPTIETTATGSSVMVYHLERYLPIFSYRYFQTKGIDAKSNYEAFYPNSTWTGENGFNVSNASVKEYGIIANNGYVHTVDRVIEPLETIYTELKRQDEYSIFFNLYDSFGEYVADNTLSDSYAAAYGVDTLYQYQHDGLPNIACEWPTSNSLAFTSLTATAYSIFAPSNTAINHFFDNFWKVGGYSSLGEVDPLALNYFLYEFIYGGSLVFPEEIGTGKLESLTGSPININPAMLNEKIMCVNGAFYGMNEIKTPSAFASVVGPLFQYRDARSFLYALGGSSLITSYTSDLVKYIMLVPTAEQFDASGIRTVYSTQGLEAMGDDGWAEISNSAKQNIMYLHSASIPSGQASELPEDGTKVIPTQSSWNFWFVKDGKITCNAIFNQQLNPQFNGEVFFPFTKLKDASNGSTYRFDCNQLFLEESGDLNYNLAICADKNYPYYCFTQLLRQAGMINDQVLMNIFLKGRFVAFIPTNEAIEQALLDNRIPGATNASFDANGELTGDFDKEKLANYLNSYFMTAQKNVIASYPYIGSDFKSGRYWSERTAETEGATVPQLIYTDNGTSLSIQLEGYKECHVIPDYDYFPFAYEEGCFHLIDDVF from the coding sequence ATGAGAAACGCAACATTTTTACGAAAAATGCTTTGGCTGTTATGCCTTCCATTACTCTTTACAGCTTGTAAAGATAATATGGACGAGCACTACGAAGTGCCAGACTGGGTAGCAGACAACGCATGGGAAGTGTTAAGTTCAGGTGAACACGGAAACTATTCCATCTTCCTGCAAGGAGTTGAGATTGCCGGTTTCAAGCAAATGCTTGAAGGGAAAGCAATTCTGACTATTATGGCACCAGACGATAACGCTTTCCAATCTTATCTAAGCGAAAAAGGCTATGCTACTATTAATGACATGCCTGTCGATGAGGTGAAAAAAGTAATAGGTTACCATGTTCTTTATTATTCTTATAATAAGGAGAAACTGGTAAACTTCCGTCCGACGGGAAACACAGAAACGGAAGAGGAGCAGAATGTAGAAGCAGGTCTGTATTACAAACACCGTACAAGAAGCAGCGACGCACCGACAATTGAGACGACTGCTACGGGTTCTTCCGTTATGGTGTACCACTTGGAACGCTATTTGCCGATATTCTCTTATCGTTATTTCCAAACGAAAGGTATCGATGCGAAGAGCAATTACGAAGCTTTTTATCCTAACTCCACTTGGACAGGAGAAAATGGCTTCAACGTATCTAACGCATCCGTGAAAGAATATGGAATTATTGCCAATAATGGTTATGTTCATACGGTTGACCGAGTGATTGAACCATTGGAAACCATTTATACCGAATTGAAGAGACAAGATGAATATTCTATCTTTTTCAATTTATACGATTCCTTCGGTGAATATGTTGCCGATAATACATTGAGTGACTCCTATGCTGCCGCATACGGAGTGGATACACTTTATCAGTATCAGCACGATGGTCTGCCGAACATCGCTTGCGAATGGCCTACCAGTAACTCTTTGGCTTTCACTTCATTGACTGCTACCGCTTATAGCATCTTTGCACCGTCCAACACAGCCATTAATCATTTCTTCGACAATTTCTGGAAAGTTGGGGGGTACTCTTCTTTAGGAGAGGTTGACCCATTGGCTCTTAACTATTTCCTATATGAGTTTATCTATGGTGGCTCATTGGTATTCCCCGAGGAAATAGGAACAGGGAAACTGGAATCTTTAACCGGTTCGCCCATCAATATCAATCCGGCAATGTTGAACGAAAAAATCATGTGCGTGAACGGTGCGTTTTACGGAATGAATGAGATTAAGACCCCGAGTGCATTTGCGTCTGTGGTAGGACCTTTGTTCCAGTATCGGGATGCGCGTTCTTTCCTGTATGCATTGGGTGGTTCTTCCCTGATAACCTCTTACACCTCTGATTTAGTGAAATATATTATGCTTGTTCCCACTGCGGAACAATTCGATGCTTCAGGTATTAGAACTGTTTATAGTACTCAAGGATTGGAAGCAATGGGAGATGATGGTTGGGCGGAAATCAGCAATTCTGCTAAACAGAATATTATGTATTTACACTCTGCTAGCATCCCTAGTGGTCAGGCAAGTGAATTACCAGAGGATGGAACGAAAGTAATCCCTACACAGTCCAGTTGGAACTTCTGGTTTGTGAAGGACGGAAAGATTACTTGCAATGCTATTTTCAATCAGCAATTGAATCCTCAATTCAATGGAGAGGTCTTCTTCCCGTTTACGAAATTGAAAGATGCCTCTAACGGGAGTACCTACCGTTTCGATTGTAATCAGCTATTCTTGGAGGAAAGTGGTGACTTGAACTATAACCTTGCTATTTGTGCGGACAAGAATTATCCGTATTACTGCTTTACCCAATTACTGCGTCAGGCAGGTATGATAAATGATCAAGTACTGATGAATATTTTCTTAAAAGGACGGTTTGTAGCATTTATTCCTACCAATGAAGCTATCGAGCAAGCCTTGTTGGATAATCGGATTCCGGGTGCAACCAACGCTTCGTTTGATGCGAATGGTGAGTTGACCGGTGACTTTGATAAAGAGAAATTGGCAAACTATCTGAACTCGTACTTCATGACTGCCCAAAAAAATGTGATAGCTTCTTATCCTTATATTGGTTCTGATTTCAAGAGTGGACGTTATTGGAGTGAACGTACAGCAGAAACTGAAGGAGCGACTGTGCCACAATTGATTTATACAGATAATGGGACTTCATTGAGTATCCAGTTGGAAGGATACAAAGAATGTCACGTGATTCCGGATTACGACTACTTCCCGTTTGCGTATGAAGAAGGTTGTTTCCACCTGATTGATGACGTCTTTTGA
- a CDS encoding polysaccharide lyase family 1 protein: MKNTVAFSKKAYPIAVRCLTSILYFFLFSLSSLAACVDEEPIDEEDADPAINPHSSFLEEEESGGNTSSGPAFPVFTNYAPAFPGAVGYGRNADGARGSSNREVYVVTNLNNSGAGSFKDAVSQSNRIIVFNVSGLIDLKKEALVFKDNQTILCQTAPAPGIVLYNGRTSSTNADNVIVRYLRMRVGRQVSGGDDVDAGGAAYGHDQIYDHCSFTWGTDECFSLNNDKQSEGLYNITLQNSILGQGCQNHSCGGLIQTSDEEGITIFRNLLIDNKTRNFKVKGLNQYVNNVVYNWGNGAAYNMGGESSGHSNTVIENNYFIKGPVYTWVNTAYPVATTDKSLFDDETKYHYNGISSNNNDYLADTYQQANPARPFIGGNGDGDFDTYCVGNYYDDDKDGTLNGFEINQGNWKTYCSATPVFLSEPDSRHSEINIKTSATEAYHWVVENVGPVLPSRDLVDKFMIDELTSLGTKGTIFRNQNIEAQYPLAKTWNAEFAVSVTGPTDTDGDGIPDDFEDKWGLNKKNAKDAVRIAENGYTMIENYALSLEFPDEYEKAWKEAYGE; this comes from the coding sequence ATGAAAAACACAGTAGCTTTTTCAAAAAAGGCATATCCAATTGCCGTGAGATGCTTGACAAGCATTTTATATTTCTTTTTGTTTTCACTTTCGTCGTTAGCGGCTTGCGTGGATGAAGAGCCGATAGATGAGGAGGACGCGGATCCTGCCATTAATCCCCACAGCTCATTTTTGGAGGAGGAAGAGAGTGGCGGTAATACAAGCTCAGGTCCGGCATTTCCTGTTTTTACCAATTATGCACCGGCATTTCCGGGTGCGGTGGGATACGGTAGAAACGCTGATGGTGCACGAGGTAGTAGTAACCGGGAAGTGTATGTTGTAACCAATTTGAATAATAGTGGTGCGGGATCGTTTAAAGATGCTGTAAGTCAGTCAAACAGAATCATAGTATTCAATGTGTCCGGATTGATTGATTTGAAGAAAGAGGCACTTGTATTCAAAGATAATCAGACCATTCTTTGTCAGACTGCTCCTGCTCCCGGCATCGTGCTTTATAATGGCAGAACGTCTTCTACCAATGCCGATAACGTGATTGTACGTTATTTGCGTATGCGTGTCGGTCGGCAGGTTAGTGGTGGTGACGATGTAGATGCGGGAGGGGCAGCTTACGGTCATGATCAGATTTATGACCATTGTTCTTTCACGTGGGGAACAGATGAATGTTTCTCACTCAATAATGACAAGCAGTCGGAAGGTCTCTATAACATCACATTGCAGAATTCAATTTTAGGACAAGGATGTCAGAATCATTCTTGCGGAGGTTTGATTCAAACCAGTGATGAAGAAGGAATTACTATTTTCCGAAATCTATTAATTGATAATAAGACCCGTAATTTTAAAGTAAAAGGGCTGAATCAATACGTTAACAATGTCGTCTATAATTGGGGAAATGGAGCGGCTTATAATATGGGAGGGGAATCTTCCGGACACTCTAACACCGTTATTGAAAATAATTATTTTATCAAAGGACCGGTTTATACATGGGTGAACACAGCATATCCAGTAGCAACTACAGACAAGAGTCTGTTCGATGATGAAACAAAATATCATTATAATGGAATAAGTAGTAACAATAACGATTATTTGGCAGATACTTATCAACAAGCAAATCCGGCTAGACCTTTCATTGGTGGTAACGGTGATGGTGATTTTGATACCTATTGTGTCGGTAATTATTATGATGACGATAAAGACGGCACATTAAATGGATTCGAAATCAATCAGGGCAATTGGAAAACTTATTGCAGCGCTACTCCTGTCTTTTTGAGTGAACCGGATAGCCGGCATTCGGAAATCAACATAAAGACCAGTGCTACAGAAGCTTATCATTGGGTAGTTGAAAATGTAGGACCGGTTTTACCCAGTCGTGATCTGGTAGATAAATTCATGATTGATGAGCTGACTTCATTAGGTACTAAAGGAACAATTTTTAGAAATCAAAACATAGAGGCACAATATCCTCTTGCCAAAACTTGGAATGCTGAATTTGCAGTCAGTGTAACCGGTCCGACAGACACGGATGGCGATGGCATACCCGATGATTTTGAGGACAAATGGGGACTGAATAAGAAAAATGCCAAAGATGCTGTCCGGATTGCAGAGAACGGATATACAATGATTGAAAATTATGCTCTTTCTCTTGAATTTCCAGATGAATATGAGAAGGCTTGGAAAGAAGCGTACGGTGAATGA
- a CDS encoding glycoside hydrolase family 88 protein, with product MVLQQNANVRFWGKARPGEKIQVKTSWNHKKYKVVASENGHWELMIQTPAATSGQSVILKGDNKIQINNILIGEVWLCTGQSNMEFPVAHDPQVKWKTGMLNEAEEMKDADFPEIRLFHVEHQLAHEGEKDDCVGKWMVCNPENLKDFSAIGFVFGRKLYKELRMPVGLIQSTWGGTHAESWTSMKVMENNPLYADVLQQFAKEKVKREKDKCKVPATLWNGMIAPIVGYTIKGNIWYQGESNSVRHEKYQEVFTNLINSWRKEWKQPDMPFYFVQIAPHYKQPAGIREAQLKTWLSELENIGMAVVTDAADSTDIHPRNKVAPGERLAAWALAKQYGKKVVYSGPLYQSMKVNGRKITLDFEFAEGGLQTPGNEPVKGFFIAGNDARFYPAEAVIDGSSITLSSAYVSAPVAVRYGYGTFFRVNLFNKAGFPAVPFRTDSFAPDTYYRLFADSEIRRFPEAWQLDHGKRLYWGYAQGVGCCAMLQVWKKAGDRRYFDYVEAWADSLVDDKGDIHLYKKETYNLDYINSGKVLFDLYDETQKEKYKLAIENLIDQLRKQPRTTDGGFWHKKIYPNQMWLDGLYMASPFMARYGAEFNHPEWIDEAVKQFTLCHQHTYDAKTGLYYHAWNEDRSQRWADPETGHSPNFWGRSIGWWFMALVDALEYIPQDHSGYADMINWTKELAETLSKYQDKNGLWYQVIDQPSRTGNFPEASVTTQCMYAYMKAVNKGYIDSRYRAIAEKAFKGLCNKLLVSNADGTLTLTRCCQVGGLGGKPYRDGSFEYYIGEKMRDNDAKATGPFIMGCIELNN from the coding sequence ATGGTGCTTCAACAAAATGCGAACGTGCGTTTTTGGGGAAAGGCACGTCCGGGGGAGAAGATTCAGGTAAAGACTTCGTGGAATCATAAGAAATATAAGGTGGTTGCTTCGGAAAACGGTCATTGGGAATTGATGATACAAACACCGGCGGCCACTTCCGGACAGTCTGTGATATTGAAAGGTGATAATAAGATTCAGATCAATAATATACTAATAGGTGAAGTCTGGCTCTGTACCGGACAGTCGAATATGGAATTTCCCGTAGCTCATGATCCGCAAGTGAAATGGAAAACGGGAATGTTGAATGAAGCGGAAGAGATGAAAGATGCCGATTTCCCGGAAATCCGTCTGTTTCACGTAGAGCATCAGCTGGCCCATGAGGGTGAAAAGGATGATTGCGTCGGGAAGTGGATGGTTTGTAATCCGGAGAATCTGAAAGACTTTTCTGCCATCGGATTTGTCTTTGGGCGTAAACTGTATAAGGAGCTGCGGATGCCGGTCGGATTAATCCAGTCTACTTGGGGCGGAACGCATGCTGAATCTTGGACAAGCATGAAGGTGATGGAAAACAATCCGTTGTATGCCGATGTGTTGCAACAGTTTGCCAAGGAAAAGGTAAAAAGGGAAAAGGATAAGTGCAAGGTGCCGGCTACTTTGTGGAATGGTATGATTGCTCCTATAGTAGGATATACCATAAAAGGAAATATCTGGTATCAGGGAGAATCCAACTCTGTTCGCCATGAGAAATATCAGGAAGTATTTACTAACCTGATTAATAGTTGGCGAAAAGAATGGAAGCAGCCGGATATGCCTTTCTATTTTGTACAGATTGCACCACATTACAAACAACCGGCAGGTATTCGTGAAGCACAATTAAAAACATGGTTGAGTGAACTTGAAAACATAGGTATGGCAGTAGTGACGGATGCAGCCGACTCTACAGACATACATCCGCGGAATAAAGTTGCACCGGGCGAACGGTTGGCAGCCTGGGCATTGGCAAAGCAATATGGTAAAAAGGTTGTTTATTCAGGTCCTCTCTACCAATCGATGAAAGTGAATGGGAGAAAAATTACATTGGATTTTGAATTTGCGGAAGGTGGCCTGCAGACACCCGGCAACGAACCGGTAAAAGGATTTTTTATTGCCGGGAATGACGCACGGTTCTATCCGGCTGAAGCCGTGATTGATGGAAGTTCGATCACACTATCTTCCGCTTATGTCTCTGCACCTGTGGCTGTACGCTATGGCTATGGGACATTCTTTAGAGTGAATCTGTTCAATAAAGCCGGATTCCCGGCAGTTCCTTTCCGTACGGATTCTTTTGCTCCCGACACTTATTATCGTCTGTTTGCCGATTCGGAAATTCGCCGTTTTCCAGAAGCTTGGCAGCTGGATCATGGAAAACGCCTCTATTGGGGGTATGCGCAGGGAGTGGGTTGTTGCGCAATGTTACAGGTCTGGAAAAAAGCAGGAGACCGGAGATACTTTGATTACGTAGAGGCATGGGCTGATTCTTTGGTAGACGACAAAGGAGATATTCATTTATACAAGAAAGAAACCTATAATTTGGATTATATCAACTCCGGGAAAGTCCTTTTTGATTTATACGATGAAACCCAAAAGGAGAAATACAAATTGGCTATCGAGAATCTGATAGATCAATTGAGGAAACAACCTCGTACAACAGATGGAGGTTTCTGGCATAAAAAAATATATCCTAATCAGATGTGGTTGGATGGGTTGTATATGGCCTCTCCTTTTATGGCTCGATATGGAGCTGAATTTAATCATCCGGAATGGATTGATGAGGCTGTTAAGCAGTTCACTCTCTGCCATCAGCACACTTATGATGCCAAGACCGGACTTTATTATCATGCATGGAATGAGGACCGGAGTCAGCGATGGGCTGATCCGGAAACCGGTCATTCTCCTAATTTCTGGGGACGTAGTATCGGTTGGTGGTTTATGGCTTTGGTAGATGCTTTGGAATATATTCCCCAAGACCATTCAGGCTATGCTGATATGATTAACTGGACGAAGGAGTTGGCAGAAACGCTTTCAAAATACCAGGATAAAAACGGCCTGTGGTATCAGGTGATTGACCAACCTTCACGTACTGGTAATTTCCCGGAAGCATCTGTTACAACACAATGTATGTATGCCTATATGAAAGCTGTCAATAAGGGATACATTGATAGCCGATATCGTGCCATTGCAGAAAAAGCCTTTAAGGGGCTGTGCAATAAACTGCTAGTCTCAAATGCGGACGGAACATTGACATTAACCAGATGTTGCCAGGTGGGTGGATTAGGTGGTAAGCCTTATCGTGACGGTAGTTTTGAGTATTATATCGGAGAGAAAATGAGGGATAATGATGCGAAAGCGACAGGCCCTTTCATTATGGGGTGTATTGAATTGAATAATTGA
- a CDS encoding glycoside hydrolase family 28 protein has protein sequence MIKSAILIVAVCCSLQLFSQERFPDGKIIPDWFYRNVKTDISLMGKKYLITDYGVVNDSTLLQTEKIQAVIDLASDKGGGVVVIPEGTYLSGALFFKPGTHLHLEAKAVLKGSDDISNFPIIETRMEGQNLKYFSALINVDKVDGFTLSGKGTIDGNGERYWKSFWLRRRVIPKCTNMDELRPRLLHISYSNNIQISDVRLVNSPFWTTHIYKCDSVKLLDLHIFSPASPVKAPSTDAIDIDACKNVLVKGCYMSVNDDAIALKGGKGPWADQDPDNGGNCDIIIEDCTFGFCHGVLTCGSESIYNHNIILRHCNVDQAKRLLWLKMRPDTPQQYKYILVEDIKGNARNCIFVAPWTQFYDLKDRKDMPISYSSYITMRNIRLDCESFFAVEKSNQYQLSHFCFDNLAIRAKKDVKIDEDVIDSLIIRKVEITKVN, from the coding sequence ATGATAAAGTCAGCAATTTTAATAGTGGCGGTATGTTGTAGCCTGCAACTATTTAGTCAGGAGAGATTTCCCGATGGCAAAATTATACCGGATTGGTTTTACAGAAATGTAAAAACTGATATCAGTCTGATGGGAAAGAAATACTTGATTACAGATTATGGAGTAGTGAATGACAGTACACTGCTACAAACTGAAAAAATTCAGGCGGTCATCGATTTGGCATCCGACAAGGGTGGGGGAGTCGTTGTCATTCCGGAGGGTACTTATCTAAGTGGTGCACTTTTCTTCAAACCGGGAACACATCTGCATCTGGAAGCAAAGGCTGTATTAAAAGGCAGTGATGATATTAGTAACTTCCCTATCATAGAAACACGGATGGAAGGGCAGAATCTGAAATATTTTTCTGCCTTGATCAATGTCGATAAGGTTGATGGTTTTACTCTTTCCGGAAAAGGAACGATTGATGGAAACGGTGAGCGATACTGGAAATCATTCTGGTTGCGGCGGCGTGTGATTCCTAAATGTACTAATATGGATGAATTGCGTCCCCGTTTGCTTCATATATCCTACAGTAATAACATACAGATTTCCGATGTACGACTGGTGAACTCTCCGTTTTGGACTACTCATATTTATAAGTGTGATAGCGTAAAACTTTTGGATTTACATATCTTTTCACCTGCTTCTCCCGTAAAGGCTCCCAGTACAGATGCAATTGATATCGATGCATGTAAAAATGTACTGGTTAAGGGTTGCTATATGTCGGTCAACGATGATGCGATTGCTTTGAAAGGCGGGAAAGGACCTTGGGCTGATCAGGATCCCGATAATGGCGGTAATTGTGATATTATTATTGAAGATTGTACTTTCGGGTTTTGTCACGGAGTGCTGACTTGTGGAAGTGAGTCAATCTATAATCATAATATTATTCTCCGACACTGTAATGTAGATCAGGCTAAACGCCTTTTATGGCTGAAAATGCGTCCGGATACTCCTCAACAGTATAAGTACATCTTAGTTGAAGACATAAAAGGAAATGCTCGTAATTGCATCTTTGTTGCTCCATGGACGCAATTTTATGATCTGAAAGATCGCAAAGATATGCCGATCTCATATTCCAGTTATATAACGATGCGTAATATCCGTCTGGATTGCGAATCCTTTTTTGCTGTAGAAAAATCCAATCAGTACCAATTATCCCATTTCTGTTTCGACAATCTGGCTATCAGGGCTAAAAAGGATGTGAAGATAGATGAAGATGTAATCGATTCACTCATCATAAGAAAGGTTGAGATAACTAAAGTGAATTAA
- a CDS encoding sugar-binding domain-containing protein has translation MNLKLYLLVLLLTALPIVCNQASERKKYNFNSGWKLQIGDFPTAKDTKFDDSRWKQVTLPHAFNEDEAFKLSIEQLTDTVVWYRKSFRIPGLKSNQKVFIEFEGVRQRGDFYLNGHNLGKHENGVMAVGFDLTPYMKEGENIIAVRTDNNWMYKEEGTHSGFQWNDRNFNANYGGIPKNVFLHVTDNVYQTLPLYSNLKTTGVYVYAKDFDIKGHKATVHAESEVRNDGKSPRRFSYQVTVLDADGKRLKTFQGDNVTLQAGETKTVKASAIIHNLHFWSWGYGYLYTVKTALKDDNNQIFDEVSTRTGFRKTRFTEGKIELNDRVIQMKGYAQRSSNEWPAVGMSIPAWLSDFSNGLMVKGNANLVRWMHVTPWKQDVESCDRVGLIQAMPAGDAEKDREGRQWEQRVKLMRDAIIYNRNNPSILFYECGNKAISRKHMIEMKAVRNQYDPFGGRAIGAREMLDIREAEYGGEMLYINRSEHHPMWATEYCRDEGLRKYWDEYSYPFHKEGDGPLYKGKPATDYNRNQDELAITMIARWYDYWRERPGTGNRVSSGGTKIIFSDTNTHYRGAENYRRSGVTDAMRIEKDAFYAHQVMWNGWVDTEEDRTYIIGHWNYPENTVKPIHVVSTGEEVELFLNGQSLGKGKRRYNFLFTFDNVTFKPGKLEAISYNQTGKEISRYAIHTVGEPAKLKLTAIQNPEGFHADGADMALIQVEVVDKDGKRCPLDNRTVQFTLNGQAEWRGGIAQGENNHILDTKLPVECGINRVLIRSTTTAGKVTLTAQAKGLPAATLALETVPVEVTEGLSTYLPQATLKGKLDRGETPSTPSYQDSKKGVRIVSAKAGSNNGDAEKSYDDIELTEWKNDGKLSTAWIAYTLEREAVIDDICIKLQGWRSRSYPLEVYAGDTLIWNGNTDKSLGYIHLNVEKPVRADTITIRLKGNASDKDAFGQIVEVEAQAANPMELEKSRSKNQLRIIEVEFLETIK, from the coding sequence ATGAACCTTAAATTATATCTTTTGGTTTTGCTATTAACCGCGCTGCCTATTGTCTGCAATCAGGCATCCGAGCGCAAAAAATATAACTTTAACAGTGGATGGAAGCTGCAAATAGGAGACTTTCCTACAGCCAAAGATACTAAATTCGACGACAGTAGATGGAAACAAGTAACTTTGCCTCACGCTTTCAATGAGGATGAAGCATTTAAACTCTCCATCGAACAATTGACAGATACGGTGGTGTGGTATCGCAAAAGTTTCCGGATTCCGGGACTGAAAAGTAATCAGAAAGTATTTATCGAGTTCGAAGGAGTACGTCAGCGTGGAGACTTCTATCTCAACGGTCATAATCTGGGCAAACACGAAAATGGCGTAATGGCAGTAGGATTCGACCTGACTCCGTATATGAAGGAGGGTGAAAACATCATTGCCGTCCGCACCGATAACAACTGGATGTACAAAGAAGAGGGTACCCACTCCGGATTTCAGTGGAACGACCGCAATTTCAATGCCAACTATGGCGGTATCCCCAAAAATGTATTTCTGCACGTTACCGATAATGTATATCAAACCCTTCCCTTATACAGTAACCTGAAGACAACAGGAGTCTATGTGTATGCCAAAGATTTCGATATAAAAGGGCATAAAGCAACCGTTCATGCAGAATCAGAAGTCAGAAACGACGGTAAATCTCCCCGCCGGTTCAGTTATCAGGTGACTGTACTTGATGCCGACGGCAAACGATTGAAAACTTTCCAAGGTGATAATGTGACTTTGCAAGCCGGAGAGACTAAAACGGTAAAAGCATCCGCCATCATCCATAATCTTCATTTCTGGAGTTGGGGATACGGTTACCTGTATACGGTAAAGACAGCCTTGAAAGATGACAACAATCAGATATTCGATGAAGTCAGCACCCGCACCGGATTTCGTAAAACACGTTTTACCGAAGGGAAAATAGAATTGAACGACCGTGTTATCCAAATGAAGGGATATGCACAACGTTCCAGTAACGAATGGCCGGCAGTGGGGATGTCCATACCGGCTTGGTTGAGCGACTTCTCTAATGGGCTGATGGTGAAAGGAAATGCAAACCTGGTTCGTTGGATGCACGTCACTCCATGGAAACAAGATGTAGAATCTTGCGACCGCGTAGGTCTGATACAGGCAATGCCTGCCGGAGATGCGGAGAAAGACCGTGAAGGACGCCAATGGGAACAACGGGTGAAACTGATGCGCGATGCAATCATTTACAACCGCAACAACCCGAGTATCTTGTTCTACGAATGTGGCAACAAAGCTATCAGCCGCAAACACATGATAGAGATGAAAGCTGTCCGTAACCAATACGATCCATTCGGCGGACGCGCTATCGGCGCACGTGAAATGTTGGATATTCGTGAAGCGGAATACGGTGGTGAGATGCTGTATATCAACCGAAGTGAGCATCATCCGATGTGGGCTACCGAATATTGCCGCGACGAAGGTTTAAGAAAATACTGGGACGAATACAGCTATCCTTTCCATAAAGAAGGTGACGGTCCGCTCTATAAAGGTAAACCGGCTACTGATTATAACCGTAACCAAGATGAACTTGCCATTACCATGATAGCCCGCTGGTATGATTATTGGCGTGAGCGTCCCGGAACAGGCAACAGAGTCAGCTCCGGTGGTACTAAAATTATCTTCTCTGACACCAACACCCACTACCGAGGAGCGGAGAACTATCGCAGAAGTGGAGTGACAGATGCGATGCGTATTGAGAAAGACGCCTTCTATGCACATCAGGTGATGTGGAACGGATGGGTAGATACAGAAGAAGACCGGACCTACATTATCGGGCACTGGAATTATCCTGAGAATACGGTAAAACCCATCCATGTGGTGTCTACCGGGGAAGAAGTGGAACTCTTCCTGAATGGCCAATCTCTGGGTAAAGGCAAACGCCGATACAATTTCCTCTTTACTTTTGATAACGTAACATTCAAACCGGGCAAACTGGAAGCAATCAGCTATAATCAAACAGGAAAAGAAATCAGCCGCTACGCTATACATACAGTCGGTGAACCAGCCAAGCTGAAACTTACCGCTATTCAAAATCCTGAAGGATTCCATGCAGATGGCGCAGACATGGCTTTAATACAGGTGGAGGTGGTGGATAAAGACGGGAAACGTTGTCCGCTGGATAATCGTACGGTTCAATTCACACTCAACGGTCAAGCAGAATGGCGTGGAGGGATTGCCCAAGGTGAAAACAATCATATCCTCGACACCAAACTTCCGGTAGAATGTGGCATCAACCGTGTACTGATCCGCAGCACAACCACTGCCGGAAAAGTAACTCTAACAGCACAGGCCAAGGGACTACCTGCCGCCACACTCGCATTGGAAACAGTGCCTGTGGAAGTTACTGAAGGCTTGAGTACTTATCTCCCGCAGGCGACTTTAAAAGGAAAACTGGACAGAGGTGAGACTCCCTCTACCCCTTCTTACCAAGATAGCAAAAAAGGGGTACGCATCGTTTCTGCAAAAGCCGGTTCCAATAACGGTGACGCTGAAAAAAGCTATGATGACATCGAACTGACGGAATGGAAAAATGACGGTAAGTTGAGCACGGCCTGGATTGCTTATACACTGGAAAGAGAGGCCGTAATAGATGATATATGTATCAAACTGCAAGGGTGGCGTTCACGCAGTTATCCATTGGAAGTATATGCCGGAGACACCCTGATCTGGAACGGAAATACAGATAAGAGTCTGGGGTATATTCATCTCAATGTAGAAAAACCGGTACGTGCCGACACAATTACCATTCGTCTGAAAGGGAATGCCAGTGACAAGGATGCTTTCGGACAGATCGTTGAAGTCGAAGCCCAGGCTGCCAACCCGATGGAGCTCGAAAAGAGCCGTAGCAAAAACCAGTTGAGAATCATCGAAGTAGAATTTCTTGAGACAATCAAATAA